CTGATTTACCCGGTGGCAAAGCCTATGGACTACGCCATCAAGAACGGTATTGTCGAAAAATCGGTTGAGTTGATTTCTTTTGGAGAAGACTACAAAATCATGATCTACCCGAGCTTCAATTTCAAGCCGGGTTCACGAACCATGGTGGGGGCGAATTACCGCCATCGTAGTGTGTTTTTCAATAGAGATTACTTGGTGCTACAGGGGGAATACTACGCCAATGGCGATGTCGGCTTTACGGCCCGCTACAACAAACAATCACTGTTTGGAACCCGCTTCTTTGGCGGATTCCGTTACGACATTGACCTAGACCGCGACAGCCGTTTTACCATTCCCGAAACAAAGAGAAACTACCTGCAGCCAGATTCCAGCTACCAGTTCTCCTGGCGCTTGGGAGCTCCGATTGCTTACACTTCGAACTGGAATGCGGAACTTTCTACTTCGCTGTATTTTAGCCGCGCCAGTCACCCCGATGTTCAAGATTCTGTCTTGATTAGCGATGAATACAAAATAGAAGACAGGGGCCTTTACCAGAATGTTACGCAGATTCCGATAGGCCTTTCGTTTGTGTACGACGATCTGGATTGCCCGTATGCTCCCTCGCGTGGCACCCGTGTTGTGTTGAATGGAAATTATACGGTTGTGGGAGAATATTCGGGTGTACGCTACGAAGATTTGGGAATTACGCCTGAAGACGATCAAGATGAAGTCATCAAGGACGGTGGCTTGAATCATGATTTCATCATCACGGAATTCATTTTCCAGCATTATTTTTATTTGGGAAATGCTAAAAAGTACGTGCTTTCGGCAAAAGAAGGTCGCGAAAATCGTAGGTTCTACACGGACTTTTCGTGGGACGAGGCTGTTCGCGTGTGGCGTCCAGAACAGGTGCGCAATACGCTTTTTGAACGCCGCGTCATAGCGGTCCAATACCGTATGGTAAACCTTTGGGAAGTCGAAGAGGGTGGAGCTCCGCACAATGCGTTTATCACCTTGAATGCGAGGTCTCCTTTGCGCGGTTACAGCGATAAATGGACGACCCATAACCTGATGTCTTTGAGCATGGAATACCGCTGGCCGGTGGATCGCCTGGTAGATGGTGTTCTTTTTGATGAATATGCCCTGATTGCTCCGAAAATCGACAAGTGGAGCTTTGATCATTACTACAATTCCTGGGGCTTCGGTATCCGTGTTCGCCAGCCGAACCTTTACCTTTTCCGCCTGCAGTTCGGTTTCCATGGCTTGCATGGTGTGAATATGATTATGACCATCGCTCCCGAATTCAGGTAATTTTCTACATTTATCCTTGCAAAAATTAAAACCAAGGATAAATCATGCGTGATCAATTCGAAAGCCCGCTCATCAAGCGCTATGCTTCCAAAGAAATGAGTTTCATCTTCAGCCCGCAGTACAAGTTCCAGACTTGGCGTAAGCTGTGGATTTACCTTGCCGAATCCGAAATGGAACTCGGCCTCCCCATTACTCAGGAGCAGGTGGACGAACTGAAGGCTCACGAAAAGGATATCAACTTCGAAGTCGCCGAAGAAGAAGAAAAGCGCCGCCGTCACGATGTGATGAGCCACGTTTACGCTTACGGCGTGCAGTGCCCGAAGGCTAAGGGCATCATTCACCTCGGTGCAACGTCTGCTTTCGTGGGTGACAACACCGACCTTATCCAGATGCAGCAGGCTATGATCCTCGTTAGGAAGCGCCTCTGCCGAGTGATGGACAAGCTTTCCAAGTTTGCCATGGAATACAAGGACATGGCCCAGCTCGGTGCCACGCACTTCCAGGCCGCCCAGCTC
This sequence is a window from uncultured Fibrobacter sp.. Protein-coding genes within it:
- a CDS encoding BamA/TamA family outer membrane protein, encoding MVKRESQSLFVWVIVALCSLGAVFAYAEDETPSDSTEQVSENTEKSALSWPLEYIIQPFLNGLIYPVAKPMDYAIKNGIVEKSVELISFGEDYKIMIYPSFNFKPGSRTMVGANYRHRSVFFNRDYLVLQGEYYANGDVGFTARYNKQSLFGTRFFGGFRYDIDLDRDSRFTIPETKRNYLQPDSSYQFSWRLGAPIAYTSNWNAELSTSLYFSRASHPDVQDSVLISDEYKIEDRGLYQNVTQIPIGLSFVYDDLDCPYAPSRGTRVVLNGNYTVVGEYSGVRYEDLGITPEDDQDEVIKDGGLNHDFIITEFIFQHYFYLGNAKKYVLSAKEGRENRRFYTDFSWDEAVRVWRPEQVRNTLFERRVIAVQYRMVNLWEVEEGGAPHNAFITLNARSPLRGYSDKWTTHNLMSLSMEYRWPVDRLVDGVLFDEYALIAPKIDKWSFDHYYNSWGFGIRVRQPNLYLFRLQFGFHGLHGVNMIMTIAPEFR